In Paucidesulfovibrio gracilis DSM 16080, the genomic stretch CCATCCCCCGGCCGCATGGCAAGGCCGGGTCCGCAGTGGAACAAAGCGCCCGAAACGGTTCGGCAAAGGGAACCATCCGTCGGCATTGGAAAAAGAATCACGTCACGCCGAGGAATCGTCCTGAACATGATCGGAGGTTTTTTCTAGATCCCCCAGCTCGTCGCCCAACCGTTCCAGAAGGCGAACCACATACGTTTGCAGCTCCAGGGCCGCCTCGTGCCGGGGGTTCATCTCCAGGCAGAAAGTGAGATTCTGCAGGCAGCGGTCGGAATCCCCCTGCTCAAAATACGCGCGGGCGATGTTGTAGAACAAATTCTCATCAAGTGGCGCCATGCGCTGGGCGCGTTCATAATACTCCACGGACTGTTCGATCAGACCGTTTTTCCGCAATTTGATGCCGAATTCGTTAAAGAGATGCTTATGTTCCTCATTGAAGGAGGCATCGAGCTGCACCAGACGCTGAAAAATATCGTCGGCCCGGGCCGTGTCGCCCCGATCCAGATACGTCAGCCCCAGCCCGAAGTTGGCCCGGACATTGTCCTCGTCAATGGTCAGCGCCTTGCCGTACTCGAATTCGGCGCTGTATACCTGCCCTTTTTTCCGGGCCGACTCGGCGCGGCTGATGGTCTGCTCCAACTCACGCATGCGGGGATAGACCTTTTCCAGATAAAATTCCGGTTCCGTGCTGAAATCACGCAGGAACACGTCCCGCTGGATTTCAGTAATGGTTCCGGAAGGAACCAGCGAAGCGTTGAGGCGTTGCAGTTGCACGGTGCCATGTGGTCCCTCCGCGGCAAACCAGTAAGACTTGGCAATGCTGCGGCGTTTGGTGGTGCCGGTACCCACGTTCTGGATTTCCTGGTTGGAAAAAACGCCCTGGATCACGCTCTTTGGATTCGTCTTGAGGGGCAGGGCCGGCTCCTCGCCAGCGGCGGGGCGGTTCGGCTGACCCGAATCGCCTGCATCGGATGGGGATGCGGGTGCGGCGTGGATGTCGGAACGCTCCTCCAACGCGTCACCAGTCCTGTCCGAGGCGGCGGATGGCGAATCAGCCGTGTGGGATGCGGTATTGCCGGACGCCGGATCAGGATTGGCAGAGGAAGGCGGCTCCGACGCAGAGGCGACCCGCGGGGACCGGGAATCAGCAGCGGGATCGAAAGAATCTTCCATGGGAACGCTCCAGCGGCAAAACGAAAAGGACAAGAACAACAAGCACGTGCAAGACGGTACCCTCGGGCCGTACACAAGGCAACCATATCCTATGCTGAATCAACGGGTTGTGAACAGCGATCACAAAAAAATCGGCAAGGAGGCCAAGGTTTTATGTGACAAGCAAGAGCATATCTGATAAGCGCGCATACTATTGGGATACACTCCCGACCCGGTCAGTTTTCTTTGCCTGGAGGCCGCTGGTCCCTTTACAAGCAGACCGGGTTTGAGAAAAGGTGAGGCACGGCACGCCCCGACTCGGCGGAAAGGGCGGCCAACAACACGCGAAAGGAGGATTTCATGCAAAACGGGAAAGTCGGGGGCAGAGTCCGCTCCTACCGGGAAAAAGCGGAACTGACGCGCGCGGATCTCGCAGAGCGCACCGGACTGGACGAGTCCTTTATCAGGGCCATTGAAGAAGAAGACCTCTACCCCTCGCTGCAACCGCTCGTGAAGATCGCCCGCGCCCTGGATGTGCGGCTCGGCACCTTCATGGACGACCAAGTCTCACGCGACCCCCTGGTGGTGCGGGCTGCGGAGCGACGCGAGGAACTGACCATGCACCACACCGGCGAGGACAAGGCCGCCCTGCGCTTCCATTCGCTGGGACGCGGCAAGTCCGATCGCCATATGGAACCGTTTTTTATTGAAATCCTACCCGAATCCGCCGAAAACGTAAAACTATCCTCCCACGAGGGAGAAGAATTCATTGTGGTTGTCTCCGGCCAGGTGGAAATCCGCTACGGCCAGGAAACCACCATTCTGACCGAGGGCGACTCCGTCTATTACAACTCCGTGGTGCCGCACCACGTGAGCGCGGCCGGAGGAGAACCCGCCCAAATTTACGCCGTGATCTACTTCCCGGAATAGGAGGACGCGATCATGAGCCAACTCAAAGAACGAACGCTCGGCCAGCTGCTGGACGAGGCCGTGGAAAACTACCCGGACAACGAAGCCGTGGTCTACGTGGACCGCGACTACCGCCAAACCTACCGGGAGTTTGCCGAAAAAGTGGACACCCTGGCCAAGGGGCTGATGGCCCTGGGCGTGAAACGGGGCGAGAAAGTAGCCATCTGGGCCACCAACGTACCGTATTGGGTGGCCTTTCAATTCGCCACCGCCAAGATCGGCGCTGTGCTGCTCACGGTGAACACCTACTACCGCAACCATGAGCTGGACTATCTGCTCAAGCAGTCCGAAACAGAGAACCTGATTATTATCGACGGGTTCCGGGACGTTGACTACGTCAGCACCATCTATGAGCTGGTGCCGGAACTGCGGACCATGGAACGCGGACGACTCAAAAACAAGACCTATCCGCATCTCAAGCGGGTGCTCTTCCTGGGACAGGAGAAACACCGCGGCATGTACTCCATGCCCGAGCTGGAAGCCATGTCCGTGATGATCTCGGACGAGGAATACCAGGCCCGGCAGGACGAACTGGACCCGCACGACGTGGTCAACATGCAGTACACCTCGGGGACCACGGGCTTTCCCAAAGGAGTGCAGCTCACGCACTACAACATCGGCAACAACGGGTTCTGGATCGGTGAGAACCAACACTTCACTGAAAAGGATCGCGTCTGCCTGCCCGTGCCTCTGTTCCACTGTTTCGGCTGTGTGCTCGGGGTGCTTGCCTGCGTGAGCCACGCCTCCACCATGGTCATCCTGGAAGGGTTTGACCCGTTCCTGATCATGGCCAGCGTGGATTCCGAACGCTGTACCGCACTCTACGGCGTACCCACCATGTTCATCGCCGTGCTCGAACACCGCAGTTTCAGCCGGTTCGACTACTCCAGCCTGCGCACCGGCATCATGGCGGGTTCGCCCTGTCCCGTGCCGGTGATGCGGCGGGTCATGGACGTGATGAACATGAAGGACATCACCATCTGCTACGGCCTGACCGAGTCCAGCCCGGTGATGACCCAGACGCGCATCGGCGACCCCATCGAAAAAATGACCGAAACCGTGGGCAAACCCATGCCCGAGGTGGAGGTTTCAGTGGTGGACCCGGAAACCGGAGAGCCTTGTGCGCCGGGCGTGCAGGGCGAGGTCTGCTGTCGGGGCTATCTGGTTATGAAAGGGTACTACAACAACCCGGAAGCCACGGCCAAAACCATCGACAAGGACGGCTGGCTCCACTCCGGCGACCTGGGTACCTTTGATGAAGACGGCTACCTCGTGATCACGGGCCGACTCAAGGACATGATCATCCGCGGCGGGGAAAACATCTACCCCCGCGAGATCGAGGAATTCCTCTACACCATGGAAGGCGTTCAGGACGTGCAGGTCGCGGCCGTACCCAGCCGAAAATACGGCGAGGAAATCGGCGCGTTCATCATCCTCAAGGACGGGGTGGACATGATCCCCGAGGATGTGCGCGACTTCTGCCGAGGCAAGATATCACGTTACAAGATACCAAAATACATTGCTTTTGTGGAAGAATACCCCATGACCGCCAGTGGTAAGATCCAAAAATACAAACTGCGCGAAATGGCGGAGGAACTCTTCCCCCAAGCCATGCAATAGACGGTCCGCGGGCGGCTCCAGACGGGCCGCCCGCGACAATCATATCCGGACCCCGGGCCGAAACCGCCCGAGAGACCCCGGCACAGGAGGAACAATGCAAGACGCCTTCAAGGAAATCGCACCGCGACTCGCGGGCCTGCGCGACGCCCTCGACCTCTCCGTGGAAGCCTTCGCGGACGTGGTGGGTACTGACGCGCAAACCGTGCAGCAACACGAAGCGGGGCAATCCGAAATCCCGGTGGGCTACCTGATGCAAGTGGCCAAAGCCACGGGCGTGGAACTCAATACGCTCATCGCGGGATCGGAATCCCACCTGCTCTCCTACAGCGTGGTGCGCAACGGCAAGGGGCTTACCGTGGAACGGCGCAAGGACTACGATTACAAGAATCTGGCCTACCGTTTCAAAGGCCGCGCCATGGAACCCTTCAAGATCATGGTCCCGCCCAAGGAGCAAAAAGACGTCACCTTTACCAGCCACTCCGGTCAGGAATTCATCTACATGCTGGAAGGCCGCCTGGAAGTGAGCCTCGGCGACAAGGTGGAAGTGCTTGAACCGGGTGACAGCCTCTACTTCGACTCCCGCACCCCCCACGGACTCCGCGGACTGGACGAAAAGCCCGCCCACTTCCTCGACGTGATTCTCTAGGGTTGGTCAGGAGACTTGACCAGCCCCGGCGTTGCCGCCCGGAACGGTACGATCACCCCGTGCGCCCCTCCCGCGCCCGGTGCCAACCCGACACATCACAACGCTCCACGGAGTATCCGTCATGGAAAAACAAACATTCACCGATTACGACCAATTTGTACAAGATTTCAAGCTCAACGTCCCGGAGAACTACAACTTTGCCTTTGACTTCGTGGACGCCGTAGCCCAGGAAGATCCGCACCGCCCCGCCCTGGTGCACCTGGACCCGGAAAAAAAACGCCGCGACCTGGACTTTGCCTGGCTCAGTGAACGGTCCAGCCGACTGGCCAACTCCCTGGCCGAGCAAGGCATCAAAAAGGGCGACCGCGTCATGCTCATCCTGTTCCGGCGCGTGGAGTTCTGGGAAACCATGCTGGCCCTGCACAAACTCGGCGCACTGCCCATTCCCTCCCCCTCCCTGCTCACGGCCAAGGACATTGCCGAGCGGACCGAATACGCCAACATCAAAGGCCTGATCTGTGAAAACAGCATCACCGCCCGTGTGGAAGAAGCCCGCACACGGGGCGCGGATTTCCGCGTGCTCGTGGAAGTGGAAGGCGATACCCCGCCCCAGGGCTGGAGCGACTACGAAGAGCTGATGCAACGCGGTGCGCCGGAATTACCGCGCCCGGCGGACGCGGCCGGTGGAAACGATCCCATGATCATCTTTTTCACCTCCGGCACCACAGGCATGCCCAAAATGGTGACCCATTCGCACACCTACCCTCTGGGACACTACACCACCGCCGCCTACTGGCATGACCTCAACCCCGGCGGACTGCACCTGACCCTCTCGGACACGGGCTGGGGCAAGGCGCTTTGGGGCAAGTTTTACGGTCAGTTCCTGGCGGGAGCCACGGTCTTTGTCTGGGACTTCCGGGGCAAGTTCGATCCCGCGGAATTGCTGGACGTGATCAGCGAACACAAGGTCACCTCCTTTTGTGCGCCGCCCACGGTGTACCGCTTTCTGATCCGTGAAGACCTCTCCCAATGGGATCTTTCCAAACTCCGGCACTGCAACACCGCCGGGGAGCTGCTCAACGAATCCGTGTTCACCACCTGGAAACAGGCCACCGGGCTGCCCATTTATGAAGGATA encodes the following:
- a CDS encoding tetratricopeptide repeat protein is translated as MEDSFDPAADSRSPRVASASEPPSSANPDPASGNTASHTADSPSAASDRTGDALEERSDIHAAPASPSDAGDSGQPNRPAAGEEPALPLKTNPKSVIQGVFSNQEIQNVGTGTTKRRSIAKSYWFAAEGPHGTVQLQRLNASLVPSGTITEIQRDVFLRDFSTEPEFYLEKVYPRMRELEQTISRAESARKKGQVYSAEFEYGKALTIDEDNVRANFGLGLTYLDRGDTARADDIFQRLVQLDASFNEEHKHLFNEFGIKLRKNGLIEQSVEYYERAQRMAPLDENLFYNIARAYFEQGDSDRCLQNLTFCLEMNPRHEAALELQTYVVRLLERLGDELGDLEKTSDHVQDDSSA
- a CDS encoding helix-turn-helix domain-containing protein, producing the protein MQNGKVGGRVRSYREKAELTRADLAERTGLDESFIRAIEEEDLYPSLQPLVKIARALDVRLGTFMDDQVSRDPLVVRAAERREELTMHHTGEDKAALRFHSLGRGKSDRHMEPFFIEILPESAENVKLSSHEGEEFIVVVSGQVEIRYGQETTILTEGDSVYYNSVVPHHVSAAGGEPAQIYAVIYFPE
- a CDS encoding AMP-binding protein; the protein is MSQLKERTLGQLLDEAVENYPDNEAVVYVDRDYRQTYREFAEKVDTLAKGLMALGVKRGEKVAIWATNVPYWVAFQFATAKIGAVLLTVNTYYRNHELDYLLKQSETENLIIIDGFRDVDYVSTIYELVPELRTMERGRLKNKTYPHLKRVLFLGQEKHRGMYSMPELEAMSVMISDEEYQARQDELDPHDVVNMQYTSGTTGFPKGVQLTHYNIGNNGFWIGENQHFTEKDRVCLPVPLFHCFGCVLGVLACVSHASTMVILEGFDPFLIMASVDSERCTALYGVPTMFIAVLEHRSFSRFDYSSLRTGIMAGSPCPVPVMRRVMDVMNMKDITICYGLTESSPVMTQTRIGDPIEKMTETVGKPMPEVEVSVVDPETGEPCAPGVQGEVCCRGYLVMKGYYNNPEATAKTIDKDGWLHSGDLGTFDEDGYLVITGRLKDMIIRGGENIYPREIEEFLYTMEGVQDVQVAAVPSRKYGEEIGAFIILKDGVDMIPEDVRDFCRGKISRYKIPKYIAFVEEYPMTASGKIQKYKLREMAEELFPQAMQ
- a CDS encoding helix-turn-helix domain-containing protein translates to MQDAFKEIAPRLAGLRDALDLSVEAFADVVGTDAQTVQQHEAGQSEIPVGYLMQVAKATGVELNTLIAGSESHLLSYSVVRNGKGLTVERRKDYDYKNLAYRFKGRAMEPFKIMVPPKEQKDVTFTSHSGQEFIYMLEGRLEVSLGDKVEVLEPGDSLYFDSRTPHGLRGLDEKPAHFLDVIL
- a CDS encoding AMP-binding protein, which encodes MEKQTFTDYDQFVQDFKLNVPENYNFAFDFVDAVAQEDPHRPALVHLDPEKKRRDLDFAWLSERSSRLANSLAEQGIKKGDRVMLILFRRVEFWETMLALHKLGALPIPSPSLLTAKDIAERTEYANIKGLICENSITARVEEARTRGADFRVLVEVEGDTPPQGWSDYEELMQRGAPELPRPADAAGGNDPMIIFFTSGTTGMPKMVTHSHTYPLGHYTTAAYWHDLNPGGLHLTLSDTGWGKALWGKFYGQFLAGATVFVWDFRGKFDPAELLDVISEHKVTSFCAPPTVYRFLIREDLSQWDLSKLRHCNTAGELLNESVFTTWKQATGLPIYEGYGQTETCLQMATFPFMEPKPGSIGKPTPGWDIALLDESGAACPPGEEGEICIRLKQGNDPSDVLGLFQGYMDEPEKTASVMFDGYYHTGDKAWMDEDGYYWFLGRTDDLIKASGYRVGPFEVESALITHDAVVEAAVTGVPDPVRGQAVKATVVLGEDYEPSEGLTKSIQNHVKKVTAPYKYPRIVEYVDELPKTISGKIKRKEIRLRDLEKYGAKS